A window of Longimicrobium sp. genomic DNA:
CTGGCGCGGACGGGGATGCCCGGCGTGGCGGTGGTGATCGTACGCGGAGGCGAGGTGGAGTTCGCGCGCGGGTACGGGCTCGCGAACGTGGAGACGGGGCAGGCGATGACGCCAGACATGCTCTTTCAGGTGGGATCG
This region includes:
- a CDS encoding serine hydrolase; this translates as MMRAMLAAAFALAMGSAPAAAQAVDTAALGAAVAAELARTGMPGVAVVIVRGGEVEFARGYGLANVETGQAMTPDMLFQVGS